In the genome of Myxococcus stipitatus, one region contains:
- a CDS encoding alpha/beta fold hydrolase — translation MRLLKHRFFLGFAGLALATSTLGACASHPESHAPTAGLTSPRATDARAWRAARRFAPLSFGRIAYVERGAGDAALFLHGAPLNGFQWRGAFDRLCDARRCIAPDFMGLGFSDVPESQPLDAAAQVDMLAALLDSLGVSQVDIVASDSGGAVAQLFLVKFPQRVRTLLLTNCDTEPNSPPPKVMPVIELARAGTLAAATAAWLTDPAMARATFGAAAFQNPGILTPEVLATYAEPLVSTPKRQAQYHAFHTAFVPNPLAGIEAKLLRTNVPVRIVWGQSDDIFPNEDAHYLDRTFPGSRGIRFVPGGKLFFQEENPDIIAEEALRLWKAP, via the coding sequence GTGCGCCTCTTGAAACATCGATTCTTCCTCGGGTTCGCGGGCCTCGCCCTCGCGACCAGCACGCTCGGAGCCTGTGCCTCACACCCGGAATCCCACGCCCCCACGGCGGGCCTCACGTCGCCCCGGGCGACGGACGCGCGAGCCTGGCGCGCGGCGCGGCGCTTCGCCCCGCTCTCGTTCGGAAGGATTGCCTACGTGGAGCGAGGCGCGGGTGACGCGGCCCTGTTCCTCCATGGCGCCCCGCTCAATGGCTTCCAATGGAGAGGAGCCTTCGACCGGCTGTGCGACGCGCGGCGCTGCATCGCGCCCGACTTCATGGGGCTTGGGTTCTCGGACGTCCCCGAGTCCCAGCCGCTCGACGCCGCCGCGCAGGTGGACATGCTCGCGGCCCTGCTGGACTCGCTCGGTGTCTCCCAGGTCGACATCGTCGCGAGCGACAGCGGCGGCGCGGTCGCGCAGCTCTTCCTGGTGAAGTTCCCGCAGCGGGTCCGGACGCTCCTGCTGACGAACTGCGACACCGAGCCGAACAGCCCTCCGCCCAAGGTCATGCCGGTCATCGAGCTGGCGCGTGCCGGGACACTCGCGGCAGCCACCGCGGCGTGGCTCACCGACCCGGCCATGGCCCGCGCGACATTCGGCGCGGCGGCCTTCCAGAACCCAGGCATCCTCACCCCCGAGGTCCTCGCGACCTACGCCGAGCCCCTCGTGAGCACGCCGAAGCGGCAGGCGCAGTACCACGCCTTCCACACGGCGTTTGTCCCCAACCCGCTGGCGGGAATCGAGGCGAAGCTGCTTCGCACGAACGTCCCGGTCCGCATCGTCTGGGGACAGAGTGACGACATCTTCCCGAACGAGGACGCGCACTACCTCGACCGCACGTTCCCCGGCTCCCGGGGGATTCGCTTCGTGCCGGGAGGGAAGCTGTTCTTCCAGGAGGAGAACCCGGACATCATCGCGGAGGAAGCGCTCCGGCTGTGGAAGGCGCCCTGA
- a CDS encoding AraC family transcriptional regulator: MTDRPSCYPSLPPALLKSLGPGRMPLLDVLTSPVPSGRFDSPVDDRHVLCLHVGEPVPVTYRVGKAERQGARLHGQFCVVPAGSSTRWTLSRPARSLLLRLTPELMREAAEAMGLGTQGAALDPAIHIRDAQVERIGWMMQSEDLEGYPGGRLFADSLATALAARLFALQSHTENPEARHRHALPAWRLRQVVEYIEAHLDEDLSLAELAQVAGFSLSHFKPLFKRATGVPVHRFVLERRVERARLRLVEGRKSLMEIAMEAGFSHPSHMARCLRRFLGMSPTEIARASQ, from the coding sequence ATGACTGATAGACCCTCGTGCTACCCGAGCCTTCCGCCCGCGCTGCTGAAGAGCCTTGGCCCGGGGCGCATGCCGTTGCTCGACGTGCTCACGTCTCCAGTCCCCTCCGGGCGGTTCGACTCGCCCGTGGATGACCGGCATGTCCTCTGTCTGCATGTGGGGGAGCCGGTGCCGGTGACATATCGCGTGGGCAAGGCCGAGCGTCAGGGCGCGCGCCTCCACGGCCAGTTCTGCGTGGTCCCGGCGGGGTCGAGCACGCGGTGGACCTTGTCGAGGCCCGCGCGTTCCTTGCTCCTGCGGCTGACGCCCGAGCTGATGCGAGAGGCCGCGGAGGCCATGGGGCTGGGGACACAAGGCGCGGCGCTGGACCCGGCCATCCACATCCGGGATGCGCAGGTCGAACGCATCGGCTGGATGATGCAGTCCGAGGACCTCGAGGGCTATCCGGGCGGGAGGCTCTTCGCGGACAGCCTGGCGACGGCGCTCGCCGCCCGGCTGTTCGCGTTGCAATCACACACGGAGAACCCGGAGGCCAGGCATCGCCACGCATTGCCGGCGTGGCGGCTGCGGCAGGTGGTCGAGTACATCGAGGCACACCTGGACGAGGACCTGTCGCTGGCGGAGCTGGCCCAGGTCGCGGGGTTCAGCCTGTCCCACTTCAAGCCTCTGTTCAAACGCGCCACGGGAGTGCCGGTTCATCGGTTCGTGCTGGAGCGCCGCGTGGAGCGTGCCCGGCTGCGCCTGGTGGAAGGGCGCAAGAGCCTGATGGAGATTGCGATGGAGGCGGGCTTCTCACACCCCAGTCACATGGCTCGCTGCCTGCGTCGCTTCCTGGGCATGAGCCCGACGGAGATTGCCCGGGCGTCGCAATAG
- a CDS encoding TlpA disulfide reductase family protein translates to MRRLLHAPLLLALALVLGACDRYDRPGIPVPETLQAETLEGERIDREALLGGLWVINVWAPGUHACARELPELEALRSEYEARGVRFLALSLNPSEERNRRTAAELGVHMTVATAKGEVLGPLRISTVPATVFINRQGVVVAAVSGERSRAFLARRLEALLAAP, encoded by the coding sequence ATGCGCCGCCTCCTCCACGCCCCGCTCCTGCTCGCGCTGGCCCTCGTGCTGGGAGCCTGCGACCGCTACGACCGTCCAGGCATCCCGGTGCCGGAGACCCTCCAGGCCGAGACCCTGGAGGGAGAGCGCATCGACCGGGAAGCGCTGCTCGGCGGGCTTTGGGTCATCAACGTGTGGGCCCCAGGCTGACACGCCTGTGCTCGGGAGTTGCCCGAGCTCGAAGCCCTGCGGAGCGAGTACGAGGCGCGCGGCGTCCGCTTCCTCGCGCTCTCACTCAATCCCAGTGAGGAGCGAAACCGCCGGACGGCGGCCGAGCTGGGCGTGCACATGACCGTGGCCACTGCGAAGGGCGAGGTGCTGGGCCCGCTGCGCATCTCCACCGTCCCCGCCACCGTCTTCATCAACCGGCAAGGCGTGGTGGTGGCGGCCGTCAGTGGCGAGCGCTCACGGGCCTTCCTCGCACGGCGCCTGGAGGCGCTGCTCGCCGCGCCGTAG